In a genomic window of Cytophagales bacterium:
- a CDS encoding co-chaperone GroES, producing MAKKVSIMPLADRVLVEASPAEEKTTGGIIIPDTAKEKPQKGEVIAVGSGKPDEPMTVKVGDQILYGKYTGTDITVDDKDYLIMRESDIFAII from the coding sequence AGTAAGTATCATGCCTTTAGCCGACAGGGTGTTGGTTGAAGCATCTCCTGCTGAAGAAAAAACCACAGGAGGCATCATTATTCCCGACACTGCTAAAGAAAAACCTCAAAAAGGTGAGGTCATAGCAGTTGGTTCAGGCAAACCTGATGAACCAATGACGGTAAAAGTTGGTGATCAGATCCTATATGGTAAATACACAGGAACTGATATCACCGTTGATGATAAGGACTACCTGATAATGAGGGAGTCTGACATTTTCGCAATTATTTAA